In one Sphingomonas hankookensis genomic region, the following are encoded:
- a CDS encoding 2-oxoglutarate dehydrogenase E1 component: protein MGYEGQDFDIAAGVSPAFVETLYGRYREDPSSVDAGWRQWFEGLEGATQHPSWQSKRWPLTDTDELTAALDPTQMEPAPKPARGGKPAPAAAAPAAPKVDVAKAAGDAIRAQLLIRTYRVRGHLAANLDPLGLARRELPEDLRTEYYGFSDAEIDTPVYLGGSLGLEWASIREIVDILRANYCGNVGLEYMHIADVEERKFLQDRMEGRDKAIQFTPEGKKAILAKVIEAEQWEKFLGRKYVGTKRFGLDGGESMIPALEAVIKYGGQLGVREIVYGMAHRGRLNVLTNVMAKPFRVLFHEFAGGSANPDDIGGSGDVKYHLGTSTDRSFDDVSVHMSLVANPSHLEAVNPVVLGKVRAQQTFRGDIEKHEQVLPVLIHGDAAFAGQGIVWECLGFSGIRGYNTGGCVHFIINNQVGFTTSPQFARSSPYPSDVAKGVQAPIFHVNGDDPEAVTFATKMAIEFRQQFKRDIVIDMWCYRRFGHNEGDEPSFTQPLMYAKIKGHPGVSEIYGKRLAEEGVVDGDFVASKTAEFTQLLEGEFENAKSYKPNRADWFAGRWSGLHAPMDPEGSRRSVDTGIEQKLFDSLGRTLTTVPDNIQIHKTLARVLDAKRGMFANGEGFDWATAEALAFGSLLSEGFGVRLSGQDSGRGTFSQRHAVWVDQTDEHKFVPLKTIEHGSFEVLDSPLSEYGVLGFEYGYALADPKALVIWEAQFGDFANGAQIMIDQFIAAGEAKWLRANGLVMMLPHGYEGQGPEHSSARLERFLQLCAGDNMQVANVTSPANLFHLLRRQMHRNFRKPLVIMTPKSLLRHKMVVSKTEDFLPGTHFKRLLSDPSAPADANTTRLVLCSGKVAFDLIEARDAAGDTSTQIVRVEQIYPFPSDALVARLRNLPNLTDVVWAQEEPKNNGSWFLVEPLIEEALAEAGSNVPRARYAGRAAAASPATGLMKRHQAEQGALVADALGHNVRDEIRRTRQAEGDRATGKAAS, encoded by the coding sequence ATGGGCTACGAAGGCCAGGATTTCGACATCGCCGCCGGCGTCAGCCCGGCATTCGTGGAAACGCTCTATGGTCGCTACCGCGAGGATCCCTCGTCGGTCGATGCCGGCTGGCGCCAGTGGTTCGAAGGGCTGGAGGGTGCGACCCAGCATCCCAGCTGGCAGAGCAAGCGCTGGCCGCTGACCGACACCGACGAGCTGACCGCCGCGCTCGACCCGACGCAGATGGAGCCGGCGCCCAAGCCCGCGCGCGGCGGCAAGCCTGCCCCGGCAGCGGCCGCCCCCGCCGCGCCGAAGGTCGATGTCGCAAAGGCCGCCGGCGACGCGATCCGCGCGCAGCTGCTGATCCGCACCTATCGCGTGCGCGGCCACCTCGCCGCCAATCTCGATCCGCTGGGCCTCGCCCGCCGCGAGCTGCCCGAGGACCTGCGCACCGAATATTACGGCTTCTCGGATGCCGAAATCGACACGCCGGTGTATCTGGGCGGTTCGCTCGGCCTCGAATGGGCATCGATCCGCGAGATCGTCGACATCCTGCGCGCCAATTACTGCGGCAATGTCGGCCTCGAATATATGCACATCGCGGACGTGGAGGAGCGCAAGTTCCTGCAGGACCGGATGGAAGGCCGCGACAAGGCGATCCAGTTCACCCCCGAAGGCAAGAAGGCGATCCTCGCCAAGGTCATCGAGGCGGAACAGTGGGAAAAGTTCCTCGGCCGCAAGTACGTCGGCACGAAGCGCTTCGGCCTCGACGGCGGTGAATCGATGATTCCCGCGCTCGAAGCGGTCATCAAATATGGCGGCCAGCTGGGCGTGCGCGAGATCGTGTACGGCATGGCGCATCGCGGTCGCCTGAACGTGCTGACCAACGTGATGGCCAAGCCGTTCCGCGTGCTGTTCCACGAATTTGCCGGCGGCAGCGCCAACCCGGACGATATCGGCGGGTCGGGCGACGTGAAATATCACCTCGGCACCTCGACCGACCGCAGCTTCGACGACGTGTCGGTACACATGTCGCTGGTTGCCAACCCCAGCCATCTCGAGGCGGTCAATCCGGTCGTGCTGGGCAAGGTGCGCGCGCAACAGACCTTCCGTGGCGATATCGAAAAGCACGAACAGGTCCTGCCGGTCCTGATCCATGGCGACGCGGCGTTCGCGGGCCAGGGGATCGTGTGGGAATGCCTCGGCTTCTCCGGCATCCGCGGCTACAATACCGGCGGCTGCGTCCACTTCATCATCAACAACCAGGTCGGCTTCACGACCAGCCCGCAGTTCGCGCGCTCGTCGCCCTACCCCTCGGACGTGGCGAAGGGCGTGCAGGCGCCGATCTTCCACGTCAACGGCGACGATCCCGAGGCGGTGACCTTCGCCACCAAGATGGCGATCGAGTTCCGCCAGCAGTTCAAGCGCGACATCGTCATCGACATGTGGTGCTATCGCCGCTTCGGCCATAACGAAGGCGACGAACCGTCCTTCACCCAGCCGCTGATGTACGCCAAGATCAAGGGCCATCCCGGCGTCAGCGAGATCTATGGCAAGCGACTGGCAGAAGAGGGCGTCGTCGACGGCGATTTCGTCGCTTCGAAGACCGCCGAGTTCACCCAGCTGCTGGAAGGCGAGTTCGAGAACGCCAAGAGCTACAAGCCCAACCGGGCCGACTGGTTCGCCGGTCGCTGGTCGGGGCTGCATGCGCCGATGGACCCGGAAGGATCGCGCCGTTCGGTCGACACCGGCATCGAACAGAAGCTGTTCGATTCGCTCGGCCGCACGCTGACCACGGTTCCGGACAATATCCAGATCCACAAGACGCTGGCCCGCGTGCTCGATGCCAAGCGCGGCATGTTCGCGAACGGCGAGGGCTTCGACTGGGCGACTGCCGAGGCGCTGGCCTTCGGCTCGCTGCTGTCGGAAGGCTTCGGCGTCCGCCTGTCGGGTCAGGATTCGGGTCGCGGCACCTTCTCGCAGCGGCACGCGGTATGGGTCGACCAGACCGACGAGCATAAGTTCGTGCCGTTGAAGACCATCGAGCATGGCAGCTTCGAGGTGCTCGACAGCCCGCTGTCCGAATATGGCGTGCTGGGCTTCGAATATGGCTATGCACTGGCGGACCCCAAGGCGCTGGTGATCTGGGAAGCGCAGTTCGGCGATTTCGCCAACGGCGCGCAGATCATGATCGACCAGTTCATCGCGGCGGGTGAAGCCAAGTGGCTGCGCGCCAACGGCCTGGTGATGATGCTGCCGCATGGTTACGAAGGCCAGGGACCGGAACACAGCTCGGCGCGTCTCGAACGCTTCCTGCAGCTGTGCGCCGGCGACAACATGCAGGTCGCCAACGTCACCTCGCCGGCGAACCTGTTCCACCTGCTGCGCCGGCAGATGCATCGCAATTTCCGCAAGCCGCTGGTCATCATGACGCCGAAGTCGCTGCTGCGGCACAAGATGGTCGTGTCGAAGACGGAGGACTTCCTGCCGGGCACCCACTTCAAGCGGCTGCTGTCCGATCCGTCGGCCCCGGCGGATGCGAACACGACGCGGCTGGTGCTGTGTTCGGGCAAGGTCGCGTTCGACCTGATCGAGGCGCGCGATGCGGCGGGCGATACGTCGACGCAGATCGTCCGCGTGGAACAGATCTATCCGTTCCCGTCGGACGCGCTGGTCGCGCGGCTTCGCAACCTGCCGAACCTGACCGATGTGGTCTGGGCGCAGGAGGAGCCGAAGAACAACGGTTCGTGGTTCCTGGTCGAACCGCTGATCGAAGAAGCGCTGGCCGAAGCCGGTTCGAACGTTCCGCGTGCCCGCTATGCCGGTCGCGCGGCGGCGGCATCGCCCGCCACCGGGCTGATGAAGCGCCACCAGGCCGAACAGGGCGCGCTGGTCGCCGATGCGCTCGGCCACA